The nucleotide sequence GGTTTTTGTGCTAATGCAGTGTTTAATAGACTGTAGCATCTTCTGAAGATGGCAGTTTCAATATTCTGTTCTCCTCTGATAAGCAAAATGTCTAATCTAAAAAGGAGTCCCAGAAGCAATTTATTTTAGGATGTTAGGTGTAAAGGGAGCTTCATTCACCAAAATGTGTTTGGTCGACTCAGGCTCTGATTTGTCAGGGACTTGTATTTGGCAATTAAAACTTATCACTTATTTATTTCATGAAAAATTGACCTGTTTCTTTACAGGAATAAATGTTCAGAATAGGAACTTTTGTTCTTCACTTATTTCAGAAGGGTGTTGAAGCAGAGAAGAGAGCTATATCTTTGCTTTCCAAACTGCGGAATGAGCTGCAAACAGACAAACCAGTGACCCCTTTAGAAGATGAGCTGCCTGATGCTGCACTGTGGAACCAACACCTAGACTACCAACGAAATTTGTCAAATGGAAGCAGAGAACCAAGTTGGTTTCAATCCCCTTGGTTGTATGTAGAGTGTTATATGTATCGAAGAATTCAGGCAGCATTAGCACAGAAGTAAGTACTTGCTAGTTGAGGATATTACTCTGCAAAACATTATTCttgtatctttttctttttagtttagaAGAAAGGAAGACAGCAGGGGAATAAGATGAAGGAAAATCTTAGGCTTCTACcatatttgtttttccttatctCACACCTCAGATTTAAAATTAATACTTCTTTCATGCTGCAGAATTTGAAGCTTATTACGTCCTTTTATGCTTCAGTTTCTGTGACTTGGTCTACACAAAAACTTAAGCTTGGCTGTATAGTTTGACCTTCTTGCAGACTAGTGAGATCTGAAAGTAATTTAGCATTTCTATAAGGCTTGTTAGTCCAGAATTATCTCTTAAGATGTATATTAGCCTAAAACACAGAGTGAGAGAGACACTAATTTGTTGGGCATTCTAATTTGTTTTGCTGTGCGAAATCTGAAGTTAGTCTTTGAAAACTGTTTTTTATAGCAGTAGTCCCAGCTTAAGCAGCCCCTGTTGTTCAGTCTACACTATCTTAGTTACAGCAGTGTTTGCAGACCGTATGTTGCATCAAATTTTGGGAGCTGATCCTGGTTAAAAATAATTTGGCAGGAAAAACTTGCTGTGCTGGTATTGTGGAGAGGTGCCAGTACAATGCAGTGGGGTAGGAATGAGCAGTTTTAAGTTCCCACTGCTGCCAAAAAAAATTTGAAAGCTCCTTGTTTACTGGATTTGCACTTAATATTACAGGGATGCAAACACAGTAATGGGACTGTTTCTACCTGTATATTGTGTAATTTGAACTCTTGTAGCAAAAACTTCAAATATGAGATGGATCTTCTGGATTGCGCTTAAAAAAATGAGCAGATACTTTTCATTAGTAAGTTTTAAGTTTCTGTCTCTATTATTTAGCTGCTTTTAAGCATGTGCTTCGATGGAGGTTCAATCATTTGTCATAAGGTGTACCTGCAAGTATGTCTTATAATAGATGActctatattttttatatatttcaagAATTGAATTGTTTTGTCCTGTTCGTCATGTTAATTTTCTAAAGTCCTAGTTAAAAACTTGCATAAGAAGAACTATAAGACACTTCAGTATGGGAAGTACACTTCTGCCACACAAATGTGCTTAAAATTGGCCAAGCAATTAACTACATTAGTTCACTTGTATGTTAGTTTTAATTCTCCGTGTATGAAGACTGGAGTTCAAAATTGTGACTGTATTTGCAGTTCCTAGGATTATTGTGACTGAACACTTGTTCACTTTTAGACTATATTGCTGGAAATACAAAGGTGTCTTGTAAACTGTTTGTTTCAGTGATAGGATATCAGGCTGTTACTGAGATGTGTGAAAATCTAGTATGACAAAATAGAAGTGGAAACTCTAACGATTGCCCATAGTTGGGCCTAAAAAAACCGAGCTTTCAGCTTGCATTTTCAGGTGTGTTTTATGTGCTGTCATGGAAAATGTAGCAAGTATGttaatatatttgttttcctatttttagCCCACCTATTGACAACTTTGACGTTTTTAAGGAAGGAAAGGTTCAAAATTTCTTTGAATCCCAAGAGGCTGTTATCGCCTTATGCACTTACTTTCAGGAACTTCTTAAAAACATCAAGGATCTAGATGAAAAGCAACTTCAGGAGGAACTTTTTAAGCTATTGCAGGTAAACTAGTATTGCTTAACATAAGGATTTAAATTATCTCCCCCATTCTTTACAACATTGAGGTTGTAAAGAATCTGAATTTCATGTGGAAATGAAAATATAGCTcttctttttctaaaaatatgATGAAATCCTGACAGCCAATACTGTATTGCTGCTACTctggaaattttaaaattttggttatttgtattaaatatattttcattatatTGCTGGTCTTCATCATGTATTTGAAAACCGAGCTTATTCTCCATCAAAACCAGCATCTCTAAAATTTAAAGTCAAGTTTCAGGTGGCCTTTTTGTTATTTAACTATAAAACTTTAAACCAGTTCATTTCATTGATATTCTAAAAATGTTTAGACTTCTTTAGAAAAAATTTAGAAGTCAGTCTGGGCCAGAAGTAGTTTAAAAGCTTTATCACTCCATTTTTGTTGTAAAATAATGGCTTTGGGTAGAATACGAAGTATCATGGGATTACAAATAAGTCCATTAGCTTGCAACAGTGCGCACCAAGTATTTGATGAATCTTTATAAAGACTTTATTAGCGTGTACTTAAAACACAAGTTCTTGGCTGCATGTAATAATAAACCTGCTTTTGTAACTCCACTAATAGTTTCTGAAATTACAGTATGGAGAATATTTGTGTTGTAAGCTTTGTGATCAGTGTATTTATGTTGATCTAAGTCTTTCATCTTTGTAACTTCTGATGCACATTTCTGATGCCTGCATAAATACACAGAGCATTGTTCGTTTTCTTCCACAAATCTTGTCTATATGAAGATTTCTGTACAAGTAGTTGAATTTTATTAAAGCTTGGAGGAAAAGGTGGAGTTAGAATGTTCATGtccctaaaataaaaacaaacaaaatatttagtGTATGTGAACTTTAGAATGTAACTATAATGAGACTTAgcaaatttttttgttttttcctccttctaggTGTCATTGTGGGGCAATAAGTGTGACCTTTCTTTTTCAGCTGGTGAAGGCAGCTCTCAGAAATCTAGTCCTTTACTGTCCCTGGAGAACTTGATACCTTACATCTTAGTGAACGATATGGAAGAACTTTGGTCACTACTTGTAAAtgctaaaaaaagaaatgcagaaaaaagtAATGTTAGAGTTGACATAATCCTGGACAATGCTGGATTTGAACTTGTAACTGATTTTGTGTTGGCTGACTTCCTGTTATCGTCAAAGCTTGCTGATGAAGTCCATTTTCATGGAAAAAGTATTCCATGGTATGTGTCAGATACCACAAAACATGATTTTAACTGGACTATTAAACAACTGCAGTCAGCCAATCATATGTGGATGTCTAGATGTGGGATAAACTGGGAGGGCAATTTGAAAAAGGGAGTTTGGGTTTACCGTGATCACATGTTTTGGACTTTGCCACATGACTTTTCCAGTATGGCTGAAGTTGCTCCTGACTTGTATGCTGATCTACAGAAGTCAAGCTTGCTTCTTTTCAAAGGCGACTTAAACTATAGAAAATTAACAGGAGATAAAAAATGGGAATATACTGTTCCATTTCATCAAGCCTTGAACAAGTTTCGTCCTGCACCTCTCTGTAGTTTGAGAACACTGAAATCTGACACTCAGGTTGGCCTAAAACCTGGACAAGGTGAACAAATTCAGGCTTCTGAACCTGAATGGATGACAAGTGGAAAATACGGGGTAGTTCAGTTTGATGCTGCTCTCTAATTAAATGGTTCTTAACTTCTGAAAGAGAGATTCAGTCTGAGTTTTAACTACTCGCTCTGTTCCATGCTTGGTTTCAGCAAAGATTCTTTTTTGCTTGCACTTTTTCCTCCCAAGTGATTAGTTGTTTTTGTTACACAAAAGACTTAAAAGTTGTGCAAATGTTTACAAACTGTCTGTGTATACATAAAACAATCTGCATTTCagtatattttgttttcctaatgCTTAATTTCAGCAACTGTTAACGATGAATGTTTAGTTGtccacaatatttttttcttcatcagttGGTATGAGAGTTTATGGCTAACGCTTCAGAAACCATTTCCTCAATCCCATATTGGcatgtatttacttatttcagGATAATTTGTGCTCCATGTGCTGTGCATTGCATGAAAGTTAATATTGTAGAGAATGGACAAATTAAATGCAGATAGATTCTTTGCAACCCATTGCAGGAtcatattttaaaactgttgaaAATTGAGTTGACTTCTGCCAAGACTTTATTACATAAATTGCTTTTTACTTGTTTCTCCTGTCCATGGACAAATAACTTTTAATGTTTTGAGTGTAGTTTGCTGTACATTAAGAAAAGAGTTTTTGAGTGACACCTTGTGAATAATAATTTagaatttgaaaatgaaactttaaTTTTGAAATACAAGTGGATGTTGCTAGCTGGTTTGCCTGTAAGAGGGAGTTGTCCCATCTGGTAGGAAGATTAGTGGGACAAAAGACAATCTCATACTGTTTATCTAAGAACCTCTaccaaaaaaagccacaacaccccttccccccgccccgcaACAAACAAAATTCAACCAGTTACATTAATTGGATTTTAGATTTAACATGGATTTGTTTTAAAGGTGGTCTGTCAGCAGTGTTTGCGGTTGAAGTATTGCTGCTTCCTTTCATTGTAATAGTTCTCtttatttgtcctttttttctttttcttttttttttttttttttaaggatggtGCCATAATTTTAGTTGGGGAAATACAACCCCAGCTGCACTGAGAAGTATATGCTAGAGAAGCATATGCCACACAGGTCACTGCTAATTGCAGTTGTTAGATGCCCATTTCTTCTACCCTGCTCTCAAATTACTCAGAATTTGTGGGAAAATTTGGGGAgattttagtgggtttttttcagagtgAAGTGACATGAAAGTGCAAATGTGTCATgcatttagaaaggaaaaaataaaaatagattctGTCAAGTGTTAAAGTACTTTTATGGATTGAAATAGGTCCTTTGATAAGGGACTGATGTAGTGCCCATGATAATCACAGGTTTGTTAGAAAACAGTGGCAGAATTACCCACAGAGTCTGACCGGGTTATGCTCTTGTCTAGAGCTGCTAAAATGAGGTGAACTTGCTCCTGGTAGCCAACGTAGCTGTATTATGGAGAACAGGAGTAGCCAGTAGAGAAAATTCCATTTTACATACATTTTACACAGTGAAAAGGAGGGTCTAGAAGTGGCCTTATTTAAATATGTTCTGGAAGTGGTGCTATGGCAAGGGAATTAGAGTGGCTGTGTGGTAGAAAGTAGATTTAGAAAGACTTTTGCACTTATGGTTAAACAAAGGGTAAGCTTTGGCAGACCTAAAGAAGTGGGAGAGGGAAGATGGGGCAGTATTTTGTACCTAATTCAGG is from Patagioenas fasciata isolate bPatFas1 chromosome 3, bPatFas1.hap1, whole genome shotgun sequence and encodes:
- the LOC136100655 gene encoding damage-control phosphatase ARMT1 isoform X2; the encoded protein is MFRIGTFVLHLFQKGVEAEKRAISLLSKLRNELQTDKPVTPLEDELPDAALWNQHLDYQRNLSNGSREPSWFQSPWLYVECYMYRRIQAALAQNPPIDNFDVFKEGKVQNFFESQEAVIALCTYFQELLKNIKDLDEKQLQEELFKLLQVSLWGNKCDLSFSAGEGSSQKSSPLLSLENLIPYILVNDMEELWSLLVNAKKRNAEKSNVRVDIILDNAGFELVTDFVLADFLLSSKLADEVHFHGKSIPWYVSDTTKHDFNWTIKQLQSANHMWMSRCGINWEGNLKKGVWVYRDHMFWTLPHDFSSMAEVAPDLYADLQKSSLLLFKGDLNYRKLTGDKKWEYTVPFHQALNKFRPAPLCSLRTLKSDTQVGLKPGQGEQIQASEPEWMTSGKYGVVQFDAAL